In a genomic window of Enterobacter asburiae:
- a CDS encoding HAMP domain-containing histidine kinase, with translation MKKNHQTLWQWMCIRILTLAIGTVILIAFCMWLRFAVQYTWITQHMPPDVFREFLALRQHPETDLARFHEIVDTWWGVRFSDPSVSSSDWITVGILVLVTIPFIVYFGLRNARPLSKQFGHLKRAAEAVTMGQFGAQAERVDNAPAELVDFSQDFNAMTRQLALYEKELRESHVAMAHELRSPLTAAIGRLQGMLDGVFTTEPRQLQMVMNQLGYLSRLINDLHMLSLADAGQLRMDFVPANLCELIQERLHGFSPIMDEAGVRAEFKYEKKTILHVDPLRVGQVLTILMENAVRYGRQGGTFRIDMRVEKEWCLIDFSDDGPGVPEEFLSTMFERFKRGETSRSRHSGGSGLGLSIAKAICVAHGGRISAHLPPQGGLLIRLHFPLSR, from the coding sequence ATGAAAAAAAACCATCAGACTCTGTGGCAATGGATGTGTATTCGCATCCTTACTCTTGCAATCGGTACTGTCATTCTCATTGCGTTCTGCATGTGGCTGCGTTTCGCAGTGCAATATACGTGGATTACTCAGCATATGCCCCCGGATGTTTTCAGAGAATTTCTTGCACTGAGGCAACATCCTGAAACCGATCTTGCCCGGTTCCATGAAATTGTTGATACATGGTGGGGAGTGCGTTTTTCAGATCCTTCTGTTTCCTCATCAGACTGGATTACGGTTGGCATTCTTGTCCTGGTAACCATTCCTTTTATCGTTTATTTCGGCCTCAGAAATGCGCGCCCACTTTCTAAACAGTTTGGCCATCTTAAGAGGGCAGCCGAAGCCGTCACTATGGGGCAGTTTGGTGCCCAGGCTGAACGCGTAGACAATGCGCCGGCAGAATTAGTCGATTTCTCGCAAGACTTTAACGCCATGACCCGACAACTGGCTTTATATGAAAAAGAACTGAGAGAATCTCATGTTGCGATGGCCCACGAGTTACGTTCCCCTTTGACAGCGGCAATTGGACGCCTGCAGGGGATGCTCGATGGTGTTTTTACAACTGAACCGCGCCAGTTACAAATGGTTATGAACCAGCTTGGCTATCTGAGCAGGTTGATAAATGATTTACACATGCTTTCTCTTGCTGATGCCGGTCAGCTTCGCATGGATTTTGTCCCGGCAAATCTGTGTGAACTTATTCAGGAGCGGTTGCACGGTTTCAGCCCCATTATGGATGAAGCCGGAGTCAGAGCAGAATTCAAATATGAAAAGAAAACAATCCTGCACGTTGATCCCTTAAGGGTGGGGCAGGTACTCACCATTCTCATGGAAAACGCTGTCCGTTATGGTCGTCAGGGTGGGACGTTCAGGATAGACATGCGCGTTGAAAAAGAGTGGTGTCTGATTGATTTCAGTGATGACGGGCCGGGGGTCCCTGAGGAATTTCTCAGCACCATGTTTGAACGCTTCAAGCGGGGAGAAACTTCCCGTTCACGCCATTCGGGCGGCAGCGGGCTGGGACTTTCCATAGCAAAAGCTATATGCGTTGCCCACGGGGGCAGGATCAGTGCTCATCTGCCACCACAGGGTGGACTGCTGATAAGGCTTCATTTTCCTTTGTCCCGTTGA